The DNA region AATTTAATAGAAGTTCCTAATAATACTTAGTGACTTGATTCTGGTGCAACTGCTCATATATCTACTACGTTGCAGGGATTCCTTACGATCCAaactacaaatccaaataaggattTCTTGTTCATGAGAAATCATATGAAGGCTCCAATTAAAGGCATATGGACTTATCATTTAATCATGGAGACTGGACGTCACCTTGATCTATTACAGACTTTGTATGTACCTTCAATTTCTaggaatttgatttctctttcaagaCTTGATGTTTCTAGATTTGATTTAAACTTTGGAAATGGATGTTTTAATTTATATAAGAATGCTATTTTTTATGGTTCTGATTTTCTTAGTGAtggtttatataaattgaaactcgaTATTGATTTTTCTGAATCCCTTCTTAATGTTCAACATAATATTGAAATTAAACATAGTTCACTAGATGACAGTTCTGCTTACTTGTGGCATAGACGTTTGGGTCATATATCCAAAGAAAGGTTAGAAAGATTAGTAAAGAATAAGATTCTTCCGAATCTAAATTTTATTGATCTTACTATATGTTTGGATTGCATTATGGGAAAGCAAACCAATCATAGTAAGAAAGGTGCCACAAGAAGCACCTAGCTTCTTGAAATAATACACACCGATATTTGTGGACCCTTTGATGTTCCATCTTTTGGTGGAGAgaaatattttatcacttttatcgaTGATTTTTCACGTTATGGATACatatatttgctgaaagaaaaatctcaagcaaCAGATGCTCTCAAGGTGTTTGTTAATGAGGTTGAAAGGCAATTAGATAAAAAGGTGAAAATTATTAGGTCAGATAGAGGTGGTGAATATTATAGAAAATATAATGAATCGGGACAATGTCCAGGTCCATTTGCAAAGTTCCTCGAGGAACATGGCATATGTGCACAGTATACTATGCAaggaacacctcaacaaaatagtGTTGCAGAAAGGCGTAATCGAACACTTATGGATATGGTTAGGAGCATGATGAGTAATTCTTCATTACCCAAATCATTGTGGATGTATGCTCTTAAAACCGCTGTATATTTATTAAACAGGTTCCTAGTAAGGCAGTTCCAAAGACCCCTTTGAACTGTGGACATGAAGAAAACCTAGTTTAAAGTACCTGCATGTTTGGGATTGCCCAGCGGAAGCTAGAGTTTATactccacaagaaaagaaattagattCTCGAACAGTAAGTGGTTACTTTATTGGTTACCCAGAGAAATCTAAAGGGTATGTGTTTTACTGTCCAAACCATAGTTCGAGAATTATTGAAACCGGTAATGCAAGATTCATTGAGAATGATAAAGTTAGTGGGAGTGTTGAAAAGCAAAGTGGGGAAATAAAAGAGGTGAGGGTCAATATTCTATTACCCACGAATGTGCCTACTTCCACACAAATATCAAATATTATTCCAGTTGTTGAAGAACACTTTGACAACACCGAGCAACATTTGGATGAAACACTTCTTGAAGAAACCGACTCACAAATATCTGACATAAATGAACCACAATAAATACCattaagaaaatctcaaagaattaGAAAATCGGCTATTTCGGATGATTACGTGGTTTGTTTGCAAGAGTCAGATTTTGACATTCGTCTTAATAAGGATCCGGCTTCATTTTCACAAGCCATAAAAAGTAATGAATTTGACAAATGGATTGATGCCATGAAGGAAGAGCTAAAATCCATGGAATACAATAAAGTCTGGGATCTCGTTGAATTGCCAGAAAGTTCTAAAAGAATCGGGTGTAGATGGGTCTTTAAGACCAAACATGATTCAAATGGAAATATTTAACGATACAAAGCTAGACTTGTTGCAAAGGGTTATACTCAAAAAGGAGGCATTGATTATAAAGAGACCTTTTCAccggtctcaaagaaagactcgtTAAGAATTATTATGGATTTGGTGGCTCATTATGATTTAGAGTTACACCAAATAGATGTGAAAACTGCCTTTCTTAATGGAGACCTCGAGGAGGAAGTTTATATGGACCAACCAGAGGGtttcaaaactaaaaaaaaatgtcaaatggtgtgtaaactgaagaagtcaatatatggacttaaacaagcctcACGACAATGGTATATAAATTTTAATGATACCATAACatcttttggatttgtgaaaaataCCGTTGATGGGTGTATATACCAAAAGATCAATGGGAGCAAGTTTATTTTTTtagtcctatatgttgatgatattctactTGCTGCTAATGATTTAGGCATATTGCGTGAGACTAAAAATTTTCTCtctaagaattttgaaataaaagatATGGTTGGGGCATCCTATGTGATAGGAATAGAAATATTCTGTGATAGATCACAAAGATTATTGGGATTGCCTCAGAAAGGCTATATCGAAAGAATTCTAGAGAGATCTAATATGAATAATTGTTCGGCAGGAATTGTTCCAATTCAAAAATGGGACAAATTTAGTCTCATACAATGCCCTAAGAATGATGTAGAACAAAAGGAAATGGAATCAATTCCTTACTTTTCAATTGTTGGTAGTCTGATGTATGCTCAGACTTGCACAAGACCGGATATTAGTTTTGCGATCGGAATGCTAGGAAGATATCAGAGTAACCCAGAAATTGATCATTGGAAAGCTACAAAGAAAGTTTTGAGGTACCTAAAAGGAACGAAGGATTACATGCTCATGTATAGGAGATCCAAGCATTTGGAAGTTGTTGGATACTCGGATTCAGATTTCGCTGGATGTGTTGACACTAGAAAATCCACGTTTGGTTATTTGTTCCAATTAGCTGAAGGAGCAACATCGTGGAAGAGTGCCAAACAGTTTTTCATTGCTACATCTACGATGGAAGCAGAATTTGTGGCATGTTTTGAAGCCATAATTCATGCATTATGGCTGCGAAACTTTATTTCAGGACTTGGGGTTGTTGACACCATTACCAAGCCGCTGAAAATTTACTGTGATAATTCTGCAGCAGTATTCTTCTCGAAGAATGATAAGTACTCCAAAGGTGCCAAGCATATGGAATTAAAGTACTTTACCGTCAAGGAGGAAGTTCAGAAACAAAGAGTGTCACTTGAGCATATTAGAACTGATCTCAAGATTATAGATCCGTCTTAATAAGGATCCGGTTTCATTTTCACAAGCCATAGAAAGTAATGAATTTGACAAATGGATTGATGCCATGAAGGAAGAGCTAAAATCCATGGAATACAATAAAGTCTGGGATCTCGTTGAATTGCCAGAAAGTTCTAAAAGAATCGGGTGTAGATGGGTCTTTAAGACCAAACATGATTCAAATGGCAATATTTAACAATACAAAGCTAGACTTGTTGCAAAGGGTTTTACTCAAAAAGGAGGCATTGATTATAAAGAGACCTTTTCAccggtctcaaagaaagactcgtTAAGAATTATTATGGATTTGGTGGCTCATTATGATTTAGAGTTATACCAAATAGACGTGAAAACTGCCTTTCTTAATGGAGACATCGAGGAGAAAGTTTATATGGACCAACCAGAGGGTTTCAAAACTAAAGGAAAAGGTCAAATGGTGTGTAAACTGAAGAAGTCaatatatggacttaaacaagcctcacgacaatggtatataaagtttaatgataccataacatcttttggatttgtgaaaaataCTGTTGATGGGTGTATATACCAAAGGATCAATGGGAGCAAGTTTATTTTTTtagtcctatatgttgatgatattctactTGCTCCTAATGATTTAGGCATATTGCGTGAGACTAAAGATTTTCTCTctaagaattttgaaatgaaagatatggTTGGGGCATCCTATGTGATAGGAATAGAAATATTCCGTGATAGATCACAAAGATTATTGGGATTGCCTCAGAAAGGCTATATCGAAAGAATTCTAGAGAGATCTAATATGAATAATTGTTCGGCAGGAATTGTTCCAATTCAAAAATGGGACAAATTTCGTCTCATGCAATGCCCTAAGAATGATGTAGAACAAAAGGAAATGGAATCAATTCCTTACTTTTCAATTGTTGGTAGTCTGATGTATGCTCAGACTTGCACAAGACCGGATATTAGTTTTGCGATCGGAATGCTAGGAAGATATCAAAGTAACCCAGAAATTGATCATTGGAAAGCTACAAAGAAAGTTTTGAGGTACCTAAAAGGAACGAAGGATTACATGCTCATGTATAGGAGATCCAAGCATTTGGAAGTTGTTGGATACTCGGATTCAGATTTCGCTGGATGTGTTGACACTAGAAAATCCACGTTTGGTTATTTGTTCCAATTAGCTGAAGGAGCAACATCGTGGAAGAGTGCCAAACAGTTTGTCATTGCTACATCTACGATGGAAGCAGAATTTGTGGCATGTTTTGAAGCCACAATTCATGCATTATGGCTGCGAAACTTTATTTCAGGACTTGGGGTTGTTGACACCATTACCAAGCCGCTGAAAATTTACTGTGATAATTCTGGAGCAGTATTCTTCTCCAAGAATGATAAGTACTCCAAAGGTGCCAAGCATATGGAATTAAAGTACTTTACCATCAAGGAGGAAGTTCAGAAACAAAGAGTGTCACTTGAGCATATTAGAACTGATCTCATGATTACAGATCCATCTTAATAAGGATCCGATTTCATTTTCACAAGCCATAGAAAGTAATGAATTTGACAAATGGATTGATGCCATGAAGGAAGAGCTAAAATCCATGGAATACAATAAAGTCTGGGATCTCCTTGAATTGCCAGAAAGTTCTAAAAGAATCGGGTGTAGACGGGTCTTTAAGACCAAACATGATTCAAACCAGAGGAATTATTATGGATTTCGTGGCTCATTATGATTTAGAGTTACACCAAATAGATGTGAAAACTGCCTTTCTTAATGGAGACCTCGAGGAGGAAGTTTATATGGACCAACCAGAGGGTTTCAAAACTAAAGGAAAAGGTCAAATGGTGTGTAAACTGAAGAAGTCaatatatggacttaaacaagcctcACGACAAAGGTATATAAAGTTTAATGATACCATAACAttttttggatttgtgaaaaatactgttgatgggtatatataccaAAAGATCAATGGGAGCAAGTTTATTTTTTtagtcctatatgttgatgatattctactTGCTCCTAATGATTTAGGCATATTGCGTGAGACTAAAGATTTTCTCTctaagaattttgaaatgaaagatatggTTGGGGCATCCTATGTGATAGGAATAGAAATATTGATCACAAAGATTATTGGGATTGCCTCAGAAAGGCTATATCGAAAGAATTCTAGAGAGATCTAATATGAATAATTGTTCGGCAGGAATTATTCCAATTCAAAAATGGGACaaatttagtctcatgcaatgcccTAAGTGATGTAGAACAAAAGGAAATGGAATCAATTCCTTACTTTTCAATTGTTGGTAGTTTGATGTATGCTCAGACTTGCACAAGACCGGATATTAGTTTTGCGATCGGAATGCTAGGAAGATATCAGAGTAACCCAGAAATTGATCATTGGAAAGCTACAAAGAAAGTTTTGTGGTACCTATAAGGAACGAAGGATTACATGCTCATGTATAGGAGATCCAAGCATTTGGAAGTTGTTGGATACTCGGATTCAGATTTTGCTGGATGTATTGACACTAGAAAATCCACGTTTGGTTATTTGTTCCAATTAGCTGAAGGAGCAACATCGTGGAAGAGTGCCAAACAGTTTGTCATTGCTACATCTACGAAGGAAGCAGAATTTGTGGCATGTTTTGAAGCCACAATTCATGCATTATGGCTGCGAAACTTTATTTCAGGACTTGGGGTTGTTGACACCATTACCAAACCGCTGAAAATTTACTGTGATAATTCTGCAGCAGTATTCTTCTCCAAGAATGATAAGTACTCCAAAGGTGCCAAGCATATGAAATTAAAGTACTTTACCGTCAAGGAGGAAGTTCAGAAACAAAGAGTGTCACTTGAGCATATTAGAACTGATCTCATGATTACAGATCCGTCTTAATAAGGATCCGGTTTCATTTTCACAAGCCATAGAAAGTAATGAATTTGACAAATGGATTGATGCCATGAAGGAAGAGCTAAAATCCATGGAATACAATAAAGTCTGGGATCTCGTTGAATTGCCAGAAAGTTCTAAAAGAATCGGGTGTAGATGGGTCTTTAAGACCAAACATGATTCAAATGACAATATTTAACGATACAAAGCTAGACTTGTTGCAAAGGATTATACTCAAAAAGGAGGCATTGATTATAAAGAGACCTTTTCAccggtctcaaagaaagactcgtTAAGAATTATTATGGATTTGGTGGCTCATTATGATTTAGAGTTACACCAAATAGATGTGAAAACTGCCTTTCTTAATGGAGACCTCGAGGAGGAAGTTTATATGGACCAACCAGAGGGTTTCAAAACTAAAGGAAAAGGTCAAATGGTGTGTAAACTGAAGAAGTTaatatatggacttaaacaagcctcACGACAATAGTATATAAAGTTTAATGATACCATAACatcttttggatttgtgaaaaataCCGTTGATGGGTGTATATACCAAAAGATCAATGGGAGCAAGTTTATTTTTAtagtcctatatgttgatgatattctacttgctgctaatgatttaggcatattgcgtgagactaaagattttctctctaagaattttgaaatgaaagatatggTTGGGGCATCCTATGTGATAGGAATAGAAATATTCCGTGATAGATCACAAAGATTATTGGGATTGCCTCAGAAAGGCTATATCGAAAGAATTCTAGAGAGATCTAATATGAATAATTGTTCGGCAGGAATTGTTCCAATTCAAAAATGGGACaaatttagtctcatgcaatgcccTAAGAATGATGTAGAACAAAAGGAAATGGAATCAATTCCTTACTTTTCAATTGTTGGTAGTCTGATGTATGCTCAGACTTGCACAAGATCGGATATTAGTTTTGAGATCGGAATGCTAGAAAGATATCAGAGTAACCCAGAAATTGATCATTGGAAAGCTACAAAGAAGGTTTTGAGGTACCTAAAAGTAACGAAGGATTACATGCTCATGTATAGGAGATCCAAGCATTTGGAAGTTGTTGGATACTCGGATTCAGATTTCGCTGGATGTATTGACACTAGAAAATCCACGTTTGGTTATTTGTTCCAATTAGCTGAAGGAGCAACATCGTGGAAGAGTGCCAAACAGTTTGTCATTGCTACATCTACGATGGAAGCAGAATTTGTGGCATGTTTTGAAGCCACAATTCATACATTATGGCTGCGAAACTTTATTTCAGGACTTAGGGTTGTTGACACCATTACCAAGCCGCTGAAAATTTACTGTGATAATTCTGCAGCAATATTCTTCTCCAAGAATGATAAGTACTCCAAAGGTGCCAAGCATATGGAATTAAAGTACTTTACCGTTAAGGAAGAAGTTCAGAAACAAAGAGTGTCACTTGAGCATATTATAACTGATCTCATGATTACAGATCCGTCTTAATAAGGATCCGATTTCATTTTTACAAGCCATAGAAAGTAATGAATTTGACAAATGGATTGATGCCATGAAGGAAGAGCTAAAATCCATGGAATACAATAAAGTCTGGGATCTCGTTGAATTGCCAGAAAGTTCTAAAAGAATCGGGTGTAGATGGGTCTTTAAGACCAAACATGATTCAAATGGCAATATTTAACGATACAAAGCTAGACTTGTTGCAAAGGGTTATACTCAAAAAGGAGGCATTGATTATAAAGAGACCTTTTCAccggtctcaaagaaagactcgtTAAGAATTATTATGGATTTGGTGGCTCATTATGATTTAGAGTTACACCAAATAGATGTGAAAACTGCCTTTCTTAATGGAGACCTCGAGGATGAAGTTTATATGGACCAACCAGAGGGTTTCAAAACTAAAGGAAAAGGTCAAATGGTGTGTAAACTGAAGAAGTCaatatatggacttaaacaagcctcacgacaatggtatataaagtttaatgataccataatattttttggatttgtgaaaaataCCGTTGATGGGTGTATATACCAAAAGATCAATGGGAGCAAGTTTATTTTTTtagtcctatatgttgatgatattctacttgctgctaatgatttaggcatattgcgtgagactaaagattttctctctaagaattttgaaatgaaagatatggTTGGGGCATCCTATGTGATAGGAATAGAAATATTCCGTGATAGATAACAAAGATTGTTGGGATTGCCTCAGAAAGGCTATATCGAAAGAATTCTAGAGAGATCTAATATGAATAATTGTTCGGCAGGAATTGTTCCAATTCAAAAATGGGACAAATTTAGTATCATGCAATGCCCTAAGAATGATGTAGAACAAAAGGAAATGGAATCAATTCCTTACTTTTCAATTGTTGGTAGTCTGATGTATGCTCAGACTTGCACAAGACCGGATATTAGTTTTGCGATCGGAATGCTAGGAAGATATCAGAGTAACCCAGAAATTGATCATTGGAAAGCTACAAAGAAAGTTTTGAGGTACCTAAAAGGAACCAAGGATTACATGCTCATGTATAGGAGATCCAAGCATTTGGAAGTTGTTGGATACTCGGATTCAGATTTCGCTGGATGTATTGACACTAGAAAATCCACGTTTGGTTATTTGTTCCAATTAGCTGAAGGAGCAACATCGTGGAAGAGTGCCAAATGGTTTGTCATTGCTACATCTACGATGGAAGCAGAATTTGTGGCATGTTTTGAAGCCACAATTCATGCATTATGGCTGCAAAACTTTATTTCAGGACTTGGGGTTGTTGACACCATTACCAAGCCGCTGAAAATTTACTGTGATAATTCTGGAGCAGTATTCTTCTCCAAGAATGATAAGTACTCCAAAGGTACCAAGCATATGGAATTAAAGTACTTTACCGTCAAGGAGGAAGTTCAGAAACAAAGAGTGTCACTTGAGCATATTAGAACTGATCTCATGATTACAGATCCGTCTTAATAAGGATCCGGTTTCATTTTCACAAGCCATAGAAAGTAATGAATTTGACAAATGGATTGATGCCATGAAGGAAGAGCTAAAATCCATGGAATACAATAAAGTCTGGGATCTCGTTGAATTGCCAGAAAGTTCTAAAAGAATCGGGTGTAGATGGGTCTTTAAGACCAAACATGATTCAAATGACAATATTTAACGATACAAAGCTAGACTTGTTGCAAAGGGTTATACTCAAAAAGGAGGCATTGATTATAAAGAGACCTTTTCACCGGTCTTAAAGAAAGACTCGTTAAGAATTATTATGGATTTGGTGGCTCATTATGATTTAGAGTTACACCAAATAGATGTGAAAACTGCCTTTCTTAATGGAGACCTCGAGGAGGAAGTTTATATGGACCAACCAGAGGGTTTCAAAACTAAAGGAAAAGGTCAAATGGTGTGTAAACTGAAGAAGTTaatatatggacttaaacaagcctcACGACAATAgtatatgaagtttaatgataccataacatcttttggatttgtgaaaaataCCGTTGATGGGTGTATATACCAAAAGATCAATGGGAGCAAGTTTATTTTTTtagtcctatatgttgatgatattctacttgctgctaatgatttaggcatattgcgtgagactaaagattttctctctaagaattttgaaatgaaagatatggTTGGGGCATCCTATGTGATAGGAATAGAAATATTCCGTGATAGATCACAAAGATTATTGGGATTGCCTCAGAAAGGCTATATCGAAAGAATTCTAGAGAGATCTAATATGAATAATTGTTCGGCAGGAATTGTTCCAATTCAAAAATGGGACAAATTTAGTCTCATGAAATGCCCTAAGAATGATGTAGAACAAAAGGAAATGGAATCAATTCCTTACTTTTCAATTGTTGGTAGTCTGATGTATGCTCAGACTTGCACAAGATCGGATATTAGTTTTGCGATCGGAATGCCAGAAAGATATCAGAGTAACCCAGAAATTGATCATTGGAAAGCTACAAAGAAGGTTTTGAGGTACCTAAAAGTAACGAAGGATTACATGCTCATGTATAGGAGATCCAAGCATTTGGAAGTTGTTGGATACTCGGATTCAGATTTCGCTGGATGTATTGACACTAGAAAATCCACGTTTGGTTATTTGTTCCAATTAGCTGAAGGAGCAACATCGTGGAAGAGTGCCAAACAGTTTGTCATTGCTACATCTACGATGGAAGCAGAATTTGTGGCATGTTTTGAAGCCACAATTCATACATTATGGCTGCGAAACTTTATTTCAGGACTTAGGGTTGTTGACACCATTACCAAGCCGCTGAAAATTTACTGTGATAATTCTGCAGCAATATTCTTCTCCAAGAATGATAAGTACTCCAAAGGTGCCAAGCACATGGAATTAAAGTACTTTACCGTTAAGGAGGAAGTTCAGAAACAAAGAGTGTCACTTGAGCATATTATAACTGATCTCATGATTACAGATCCGTCTTAATAAGGATCCGATTTCATTTTCACAAGCCATAGAAAGTAATGAATTTGACAAATGGATTGATGCCATGAAGGAAGAGCTAAAATCCATGGAATACAATAAAGTCTGGGATCTCGTTGAATTGCCAGAAAGTTCTAAAAGAATCGGGTGTAGATGGGTCTTTAAGACCAAACATGATTCAAATGGCAATATTTAACGATACAAAGCTAGACTTGTTGCAAAGGGTTATACTCAAAAAGGAGGCATTGATTATAAAGAGACCTTTTCAccggtctcaaagaaagactcgtTAAGAATTATTATGGATTTGGTGGCTCATTATGATTTAGAGTTACACCAAATAGATGTGAAAACTGCCTTTCTTAATGGAGACCTCGAGGATGAAGTTTATATGGACCAACCAGAGGGTTTCAAAACTAAAGGAAAAGGTCAAATGGTGTGTAAACTGAAGAAGTCaatatatggacttaaacaagcctcacgacaatggtatataaagtttaatgataccataatattttttggatttgtgaaaaataCCGTTGATGGGTGTATATACCAAAAGATCAATGGGAGCAAGTTTATTTTTTtagtcctatatgttgatgatattctacttgctgctaatgatttaggcatattgcgtgagactaaagattttctctctaagaattttgaaatgaaagatatggTTGGGGCATCCTATGTGATAGGAATAGAAATATTCCGTGATAGATAAAAAAGATTGTTGGGATTGCCTCAGAAAGGCTATATCGAAAGAATTCTAGAGAGATCTAATATGAATAATTGTTCGGCAGGAATTGTTCCAATTCAAAAATGGGACaaatttagtctcatgcaatgcccTAAGAATGATGTAGAACAAAAGAAAACGGAATCAATTCCTTACTTTTCAATTGTTGGTAGTCTGATGTATGCTCAGACTTGCACAAGACCGGATATTAGTTTTGCGATCGGAATGCTAGGAAGATATCAGAGTAACCCAGAAATTGATCATTGGAAAGCTACAAAGAAAGTTTTGAGGTACCTAAAAGGAACCAAGGATTACATGCTCATGTATAGGAGATCCAAGCATTTGGAAGTTGTTGGATACTCGGATTCAGATTTCGCTGGATGTATTGACACTAGAAAATCCACGTTTGGTTATTTGTTCCAATTAGCTGAAGGAGCAACATCGTGGAAGAGTGCCAAATGGTTTGTCATTGCTACATCTACGATGGAAGCAGAATTTGTGGCATGTTTTGAAGCCACAATTCATGCATTATGGCTGCAAAACTTTATTTCAGGACTTGGGGTTGTTGACACCATTACCAAGCCGCTGAAAATTTACTGTGATAATTCTGGAGCAGTATTCTTCTCCAAGAATGATAAGTACTCCAAAGGTACCAAGCATATGGAATTAAAGTACTTTACCGTCAAGGAGGAAGTTCAGAAACAAAGAGTGTCACTTGAGCATATTAGAACTGATCTCATGATTATAGATCCGTCTTAATAAGGATCCGGTTTCATTTTCACAAGCCATAGAAAGTAATGAATTTGACAAATGGATTGATGCCATGAAGGAAGAGCTAAAATCCATGGAATACAATAAAGTCTGGGATCTCGTTGAATTGTCAGAAAGTTCTAAAAGAATCGGGTGTAGATGGGTCTTTAAGACCAAACATGATTCAAATGGCAATATTTAACGATACAAAGCTAGACTTGTTGCAAAGGGTTATACTCAAAAAGGAGGCATTGATTATAAAGAGACCTTTTCAccggtctcaaagaaagactcgtTAAGAATTATTATGGATTTGGTGGCTCATTATGATTTAGAGTTACACCAAATAGATGTGAAAACTGCCTTTCTTAATGGAGACCTCGAGGATGAAGTTTATATGGACCAACCAGAGGGTTTCAAAACTAAAGGAAAAGGTCAAATGGTGTGTAAACTGAAGAAGTCaatatatggacttaaacaagcctcacgacaatggtatataaagtttaatgataccataatattttttggatttgtgaaaaataCCGTTGATGGGTGTATATACCAAAAGATCAATGGGAGCAAGTTTATTTTTTtagtcctatatgttgatgatattctacttgctgctaatgatttaggcatattgcgtgagactaaagattttctctctaagaattttgaaatgaaagatatggTTGGGGCATCCTATGTGATAGGAATAGAAATATTCCGTGATAGATCAC from Nicotiana tabacum cultivar K326 chromosome 24, ASM71507v2, whole genome shotgun sequence includes:
- the LOC142178343 gene encoding secreted RxLR effector protein 161-like translates to MNNCSAGIVPIQKWDKFSLMQCPKNDVEQKKTESIPYFSIVGSLMYAQTCTRPDISFAIGMLGRYQSNPEIDHWKATKKVLRYLKGTKDYMLMYRRSKHLEVVGYSDSDFAGCIDTRKSTFGYLFQLAEGATSWKSAKWFVIATSTMEAEFVACFEATIHALWLQNFISGLGVVDTITKPLKIYCDNSGAVFFSKNDKYSKGTKHMELKYFTVKEEVQKQRVSLEHIRTDLMIIDPS
- the LOC142178342 gene encoding secreted RxLR effector protein 161-like, with protein sequence MNNCSAGIVPIQKWDKFSIMQCPKNDVEQKEMESIPYFSIVGSLMYAQTCTRPDISFAIGMLGRYQSNPEIDHWKATKKVLRYLKGTKDYMLMYRRSKHLEVVGYSDSDFAGCIDTRKSTFGYLFQLAEGATSWKSAKWFVIATSTMEAEFVACFEATIHALWLQNFISGLGVVDTITKPLKIYCDNSGAVFFSKNDKYSKGTKHMELKYFTVKEEVQKQRVSLEHIRTDLMITDPS